The following coding sequences lie in one Miscanthus floridulus cultivar M001 chromosome 9, ASM1932011v1, whole genome shotgun sequence genomic window:
- the LOC136480349 gene encoding uncharacterized protein produces the protein MDPTQKLLLDEMDRRFGTRFDSIDRRFDDLEKKIDGTASSSSTRLDTLENATKVFDEWRLGVDGLIDDLRVEVNRLASLKLEVGKISKFMERSLVDGPSTTPGVHGSMPSVLIAKSSSAPASPSAVVFANNPMRSPTLKSSPPSPTFRTAPPSPNYKPELPTLPNTHVPHGGFEVAPRPSAGYAANLPNGHRVDQGGFGVVTTLLPPHAKGEHPKLWVKQAIHYFRLYRVESVVWVSAATMHFHGPVKRWLSSIEDDLESIEWDVFCAQLLSRFGRDEHELLLRRLFRIRQNGSVADYIEQFVSLEEALGVTKRVFRRSDAVPNQKTAWHGGVSLPIPPPRTDAVEGKRSGPVSSSTIDEKFQSLRAARRAQGLCFRCGAKWSRDHRCSEAVQLHVVQELLDIFPEEDIPADDLGPTSPVAAQIMMHLSVAAVAGARSPKTFCLSGDIQGNPLSILLDSGSSHSFVSMALAGSLSGVQQLSPAVTVQVANGVVLSCDSHIPTASWSVQGYSFTTDLKLLPLSSYDMILGLDWMSHFSPMQVDWSQQWICIPYQGQSVYLWGNMAALPAGSIVQLSIVPKTLQPKHSSVRPMVQPLLDEFAHLFTPPLGLPPSRNCDHTIPLIAGAQPIFVRPYRYAPILKSEIKKQVNDMLQQGIIQPSSSAFASPILLVKKKDSTWQFCIDYRQLNAITAKTKYPVPIIEELLDELAGASHFTTLDLQTSISYLGHIISGAGVGTDPSKLTAIANWPTPSSVKELRSFLGLAGYYRRFVRHFGIISKPLTALLRKQSLFVWTPDHAVAFQTLKEALCQSPVLSLPDFSKPFAIETDASEAGIGAVLMQEGHPIAFMSKALGPKSQGLSTYEKEFMAILLAVQA, from the exons ATGGACCCCACTCAGAAGCTATTGCTCGATGAGATGGATCGCCGTTTCGGCACACGCTTCGACAGCATCGACCGCCGCTTcgatgacctagagaagaagatcGACGGTACCGCGAGTTCTTCGTCGACTCGCCTCGACACGCTAGAGAACGCAACGAAGGTGTTCGACGAATGGCGCCTGGGAGTCGACGGACTCATCGACGATCTGCGGGTCGAGGTGAACCGCCTAGCGTCCCTCAAGCTGGAGGTCGGGAAGATCTCCAAGTTCATGGAGAGATCCTTGGTGGATGGCCCGAGCACTACACCTGGTGTTCATGGATCCATGCCGTCCGTGCTCATCGCCAAGTCCTCGTCCGCCCCTGCCTCACCGAGCGCGGTCGTCTTCGCCAACAACCCCATGCGTTCGCCTACACTCAAGTCTTCACCGCCGTCCCCGACGTTCCGCACGGCTCCTCCATCGCCGAACTACAAGCCGGAGCTACCGACTCTGCCGAACACTCATGTTCCGCATGGTGGCTTCGAGGTTGCCCCGCGCCCATCTGCGGGATATGCAGCCAACCTGCCCAATGGGCACCGCGTCGACCAGGGTGGCTTCGGAGTGGTCACCACTCTGTTGCCACCACATGCCAAGG GGGAACATCCGAAGCTGTGGGTTAAGCAAGCCATACACTATTTCCGCCTCTACCGTGTTGAGTCTGTTGTCTGGGTGTCGGCTGCCACTATGCATTTTCATGGCCCCGTCAAGCGTTGGCTCTCTTCAATTGAAGATGACCTTGAGTCCATAGAGTGGGATGTGTTTTGTGCTCAGTTGCTCTCTCGTTTTGGACGCGATGAGCATGAATTGCTTTTGCGTCGTCTGTTCCGCATTCGTCAGAATGGTTCAGTCGCCGATTATATTGAGCAGTTCGTCAGTTTG GAAGAGGCGTTGGGTGTTACCAAGAGGGTATTTAGGCGTTCTGATGCGGTGCCTAACCAGAAGACGGCGTGGCATGGTGGAGTATCACTACCTATTCCACCACCCCGTACTGATGCTGTGGAGGGAAAACGCTCTGGGCCAGTTTCCTCTTCCACTATTGATGAGAAGTTTCAGTCTCTACGTGCTGCACGCCGTGCCCAGGGCTTATGTTTTCGCTGTGGGGCCAAATGGAGTCGCGACCATCGCTGCTCTGAGGCAGTTCAGCTCCATGTCGTCCAAGAGCTCCTGGACATTTTTCCTGAAGAAGACATTCCTGCTGATGATTTAGGTCCTACTTCTCCTGTTGCTGCTCAAATTATGATGCATCTATCTGTTGCTGCTGTCGCGGGTGCTCGTTCCCCCAAGACCTTCTGTTTATCTGGTGATATTCAAGGCAATCCATTGTCTATTTTACTAGATTCTGGTAGTTCTCATTCATTTGTCAGTATGGCTTTGGCTGGTTCCCTCTCTGGTGTCCAGCAGTTATCTCCTGCAGTAACAGTTCAGGTAGCTAATGGGGTAGTGCTCAGTTGTGATTCCCACATTCCTACTGCTAGTTGGTCCGTACAGGGCTATTCCTTCACCACTGATTTGAAATTGTTGCCTCTGAGCTCTTATGATATGATTCTAGGCCTTGATTGGATGTCCCATTTCAGTCCTATGCAAGTGGATTGGAGTCAACAGTGGATCTGCATTCCATATCAGGGTCAGTCTGTATATCTTTGGGGTAATATGGCTGCTCTTCCAGCAGGTTCTATTGTGCAGTTGTCCATAGTGCCGAAAACTCTTCAACCTAAGCATTCTTCTGTCCGTCCTATGGTTCAACCATTGTTGGATGAATTTGCTCATTTATTTACCCCACCATTAGGATTACCTCCTAGCAGGAATTGTGACCACACTATACCACTGATTGCTGGTGCTCAACCTATTTTTGTAAGGCCATACAGATATGCTCCCATCCTTAAATCTGAAATAAAGAAACAAGTAAATGATATGCTGCAACAAGGGATTATACAGCCAAGTTCCAGTGCTTTTGCTTCTCCCATTTTACTGGTGAAGAAAAAGGATTCCACATGGCAGTTTTGCATTGATTATCGACAGCTGAATGCTATTACTGCTAAAACTAAGTATCCAGTGCCTATTATTGAAGAGCTGTTAGATGAACTGGCTGGTGCTTCTCATTTCACTACTCTAGATTTGCAG ACATCTATTTCCTATCTGGGACACATCATCAGTGGTGCAGGTGTGGGCACAGACCCTTCTAAGCTGACAGCTATTGCAAATTGGCCGACTCCTTCTTCTGTCAAGGAACTTCGATCATTTCTGGGActagctggatattatcgccggtTTGTACGCCACTTTGGTATTATCTCCAAGCCATTGACTGCATTACTCAGGAAACAGTCCTTGTTTGTGTGGACTCCAGATCATGCTGttgcctttcagacattgaaagAAGCTCTTTGTCAGTCACCAGTTTTGTCTTTGCCTGACTTCTCCAAACCGTTTGCTATTGAAACTGATGCATCTGAGGCTGGTATTGGTGCTGTCTTAATGCAGGAAGGCCATCCAATTGCATTTATGAGCAAGGCATTAGGGCCGAAGTCTCAAGGACTCTCTACTTATGAGAAAGAGTTCATGGCCATCTTATTGGCAGTACAAGCCTAG
- the LOC136482560 gene encoding CASP-like protein 4D1 — protein MASRTVLVPSAVLILRLLALGLLAASLALIAADRLNVDSDPPQKYTFRDVYAYRYVLAVAVVGCAYTLLQLPLAAVSIARGKRSIGGTVAVALVLVLADVVFALLLATGAAAGFGFTYDVKRYLDGQFDDTIRTPEVDKLHRDMDRFFELAYASAGLMLAAAACMALVIMLSVYSLAK, from the coding sequence ATGGCGTCCCGAACTGTCTTGGTGCCGTCCGCCGTCCTGATCCTCCGGCTCCTCGCCCTCGGCCTCCTCGCCGCCTCGCTCGCGCTCATCGCCGCCGACAGGCTCAATGTCGACAGCGACCCGCCGCAGAAGTACACCTTCAGGGACGTCTACGCCTACAGGTACGTCctggccgtcgccgtcgtcgggtGCGCTTACACGCTGCTGCAGCTCCCTTTGGCCGCCGTCAGCATCGCCAGGGGGAAGCGGTCCATCGGCGGCACCGTGGCCGTGGCGCTGGTCCTCGTCCTCGCCGACGTGGTCTTCGCCCTGCTGCTCGCGACGGGAGCCGCGGCCGGGTTCGGCTTCACCTACGACGTGAAGCGCTACCTGGACGGGCAGTTCGACGACACCATCCGGACGCCGGAGGTCGACAAGCTGCACCGGGACATGGACAGGTTCTTCGAGCTGGCCTACGCCTCCGCGGGGCTCATGCTGGCCGCCGCCGCGTGCATGGCGCTCGTCATCATGCTCTCCGTCTACTCGCTCGCCAAGTGA